The following is a genomic window from Methylomarinum vadi.
GCGAACGCCCCAAGGCGTGCGAGGTGTCGGGCAGGCGCCACAGGTCGGCGAAGGCCTGGTTGACATAAAAAATGCTGGCGTCCAGGCTGGCCATCGCGATCGCATTGATCGAGGCTTCGATGGCCGCATTTTTCATATGCAGGCCGATTTCGGCCTGCCGCCGCGCCGTATCGTCGCAGATTTGGCCTTCGATGTATTGCAGCCGACCGTTCCGGTCTCGGACGCCGCGGCCGCAATCGTAGACCCAGCGCTCCTCGCCGCTTCGGGTGCGAATACGGTAGCCTATTTCAAATTCGCGATCGTCGGCCAATGCCTCCTCAACGCTGTTCCAGACCCGTTCGGCGTCGTCCGGGTGCATCAGTTCGCCCAAATTGACCTCGGTGCCCGAGAAAAAGGCCTGTGCCGGATAGCCGGTGATGGCTTAGACGCCTTCGGTGATGAAGACCATGCTCCACTGGCGGTCGTGGCGGCAGCGATAGACGAAACCGTTCAATGTATTGAGCACGCGAAAGAGATTCGATTGATTCAGGATGCCGGCCTGACGGTTCAGGGCGACGAACGACAGCGCGATGACAATGATGCTTAGCGCCTTGGGTATTTGCACCGGTAACCCCGTTAGCCAGTAAAAATCCCCCGCGCCGGGCAATCCAGAGGTTGAGAACGGATGGTCCAGCGAAGGAACCAGGGTCAATAGGCCGTAAACGGCGAATCCTGCCGCCGCGGCTTTCAGGCAGGGACAAGCAGGATGCGAAACGGCAGAGGGGATGGTTGGGCCGCCGGAATCATTCGCTAGCAGCACATAGGCCGTAAGCCATGCCGCCGGGGCACCGAGCAGGTAATGGACGCCCAACTCAATCTTGGGCAACGGTTCATCCGCAGGATAAACGAAGAGGATGAGGGCGACAGTGAGCAATGAATAGAGCGGCGCCGCGCCCAATCTGACTGAAGCAGTTAGCGTGTTCCAGTTGCGCCGGCCGAATTCGAGCAACATGATGAAGGAGGCTATCAACAGTCCAATACTCGATATATCGAGCCAGGACGTGGATTCCGGCAAACGCTGCAGGCACAGAAACTCGAAAAAGCCATGGAGTAAACCGAACCCGGCCAACCAGTTCAAATGACGGGCGAATTTGAGAACCGTATAGAATTTTGGTAATGCGAACGTGACCGCACAGAGGCTGAAAAAGGCAAGGCCGTAGAACTGAAAGATTAAGCCCAGGACGTTGTCGCTCCAAGTCGTCATTATTCTTTCTCGGCGGCGGCGCGTTTCAGGAAATGATCGATAACAGCGTTAAAGTGTCTGATATCCAGCGGTTTGGTCAGGTAATCGGCGAAGCCGGCCTCCTTGCCCCGGGCGATGTCGCGCGGCATCGCGTTGGCGGTGATGGCTATGACCGGAATGTGTCGCGTATCGGGGGCGTTTTTTAACACCCGTAGCACTTGATAACCGTCCATGACCGGCATGTTGATGTCGAGCAGGATCAGCTGGGGATCGCGGCTACGGGCCAACTCTATCCCAAGTTCGGCGGTGTGGGCTGTAAGCAGGTGTATATGCGGACGCCGCTCGATGATCTGGGAAACCAGGCGCAAATTGGATGGATTGTCTTCGATGTAAAGCAGCAGGTTGTGCTTGGCCTCGGCCCCGGCGTCGTTTTGTGCCGTTATCGCCCGGACGGACGGCCGTTCGAAAAGCCGGTGGGATTCCGTCTGGGAGACAGCGGGCAATTCGATGCTGAAGCGACTGCCGACACCAACCTCGCTTTCTACTTTGACGTCGCCTTCCATCATTTCGACGATCCGGCGGGTGATGGTCAATCCGATACCGGTGCCTTCGATGGCGCTGTTTTCCGCTTCGAGCCGGTGGAAGGGCTTGAATAATTCAGGCAGGCGTTCGGGAGGGATGCCGTGTCCGGTATCGTCGACATCAATACCGAGAATACTGTCGGCCACTTGCCGTTCCGTAATGGTCACATCGCCGCCTTCCCGGTTGTACTTGATGGCGTTCGAGATCAGATTGAGCAGCGCCTGTTTCAGTCGGGTGCGATCGGCCCGCACCATACTTCCCGCCAGCTTCTTGTGGCGCAGCCGAATCAGGCGTTTGTCGGCGAGCGTTCGCGTCAGACCGATACATTCTTCGATAACGGGGCCGAGCTCAACCGGTTCCGATGAGAGCGATAGTCGCCCGGATTCCAGTTTGGCCAGATCCAGGATTTCGTTGATCAGTTCGAGGAGATGATGGCCGGCCTTCAAGATTTCCTGCACGTCTTCCTTATGATCGTCGTCCAGACGGTCGTCTATCTCCAGTAATTGTCCGAAACCGATGATCGCGTTCAGCGGCGTGCGCAGTTCGTGACTCATGCTGGAAAGAAAATCGGATTTGGCCTCGTTGGCGCGGTTGGCGGCATCGCGGGCATCTATCAAGGCCTGTTCGGCCTGTTTGCGGGCGGAAATGTCGCGCATGACGCCGACAAACAGCAAGTCGTCCTGCAAATGGATTTCGCTGACGGCGATTTCCAGCGGAAACACCGAACCGTCCGAACGCAGACCGGTCAGTTCCAGTTGTCTGGCGATGATCTTGCCTTCGCCTTCGTTCAGATAATCTTGGAGATAACCGTCGTGTTCGGATCGATAGGGTTCCGGCATCAGGATATTGACCTTGCGGCCGACCACTTCCGCTTCCAGATATCGGAACATGGCGCTCGCTGCCGGGTTGAACGAGCGGATCACGCCCTGTTTGTCGATCGTGACGACGCCGTCGACCACCGAGGCGATGATATGTTTGAAAATCTGCAAGTTTTTTTCCCGCGCCGCCAGCGTCAATTCGGTCCGCTTGCGATCGTCTATATCCTGCACCACGCCGAGCATCTGCAGCGAATTGCCGTTGGCGTCGCGTTTCACGTTACCGCGTTCCGATAGCCAGCGTACCGTGCCGTCGGGCCAGACGACGCGATGCTCGACATCGTAGGGCTCGTCGTTATTCAGGCTACGGTCGATGGCGGCGATCACGGCCGGACGGTCGTGGGGGTGAATCGCCCTGAGAAAGTTGGCGTAAGACGTTTTCAGCTCGCCTTCGGGATAGCCGAATAATGGCCCGATGCTTTCCGACCAATACAGTTCGCCGGTTTTGACATTCCATTCCCAGGTTCCGATATTGGCGTAGAGTTGTCCGCGGCGTAAACGATCCTCGCTTGCCTGCAGGGCATTGAGGGCCCGCAGGCGTTCGCTGACGTCTTCGGTGATGCCGATAAAATGAGTCACCTGTCCGCGTTCGTCATGCACCGGCGCGATATGCAGCTGATTCCAGAACAACTCGCCGTTCTTGCGATAGTTCCGCAGTAGCGCCCGGGTTCCCTTTCCTGCCGCGATGGCGGCGCGAAGTTCGGTCAGACCGGGCTGGTCGCGGTCGCCGCCTTGCAGAAAACGGCAATTTCGACCTACCGCTTCCTCGCGACTGAAACCGGTAATGCGTTCGAAGGAAGGGTTGACGTAGATCAGCGGCATATCTTTCTGCTGTACATCGGCGATGGTGATGCCGTTATTGCTCGCCGCGACCGCGCGCTGTAACAGACGCAAACGTTGCTCGGCTTCTTTGACTTCGGTGATGTCGGTGCGGATCGAGACAAATTGATAGGGTTTGCCGCGATCGTCGAAAAAGGGAGTAATGGTCGTTTTAACCCAATAAAGACGGCCGTCCTTACGTCGATTGCAGATCTCTCCCTGCCAAATCTGGCCGCTGATGATGACTTGCCATAATTTTTTGAAGAACTCCGGTGGATGTTCGTCCGATTTGACAATGCGATGAGTGCGGCCTAACAGTTCTTCTCGGACATAGCCGCTGATGTGACAAAATTTGTCGTTGGCGTAAGTGATGTGGCCGGCCCGGTCGGTTACACTAACGATGGCGTGTTCATTGATCGCGGTATGTTCACGCTCGAGTTCATAGCGCGAGCTGGCCAGTTCGCGGCGTAAAGTGTTTTTTTGCCGTTTCCAGCGTGCCCAGCGGGTCGCTTCCCGGATCAAGCTATCGGCTTGAACCGGTTCGGCCAGGAATGCGTCGTGGCCGGGATTGCTGGCCAATACTCGTCGAGTCATCTCCGTATCGGCGGTTAGAAACAACACCGGAAGATAGGGAGCATTTTCGTGTTCACGTAATAGAGCGGTTAACTCCTGGCCGTCGGCATTCGGCATGAAAACATCCAGGATGAGCACTTCGGGTGAAATCTGGTCGATAAGTGTCAGGATTTCCAGGGGGGCGTTTGACGTGCGGACCTGCATGCCGGCCGCACGAAGAGTCGTGGCATGGACGGCGAGCAAGACAGGGTCGTGGTGTAACAAAAGGACGCGATAAGGGACTTGCGGTTTGCGCGCGGTGAGCGTTTCGAGGATCCCGGGCAAACGATCCTCGACTTGTGGCCTGGCCAGGTAATGGCTGGCTCCGGCGCGCATTGCTTGCAATCGATGGGACAGGTCATCGTGCCGGCCAATGACGATCAGTGGAATGTTCGCATTCTGGTCGAGTCCCAATTTGACGATAGCCAATGCTAATTCGTTTTGGTCATTGCACTCTCGGCTATCGAGGATGACAACGGCCGGCAGTTCGGAGCTGGAATGAGCCAGGGAAAGCCTGAATTGGCCCGGTTCGGCAAAGGGGTGGGGCCGAAAACCGGTCGCCTCGATGTCGTTTATCAATGTATATTTAAATTCACTATCGCCGGTGATTAAATGGATCAGTGGGGAATCGTTACGGCAGGCGACTGAAATCGATAAGGTGGGTGGCAAAGTAGCATCGCTAGTTTGCTCGCGTGCTATTTGCTGCATGCAATCGATGAATGAACCGATGGATTGCCAGGTTTCGCCGTCGGGTACCTCGTTGCTTTGCAGCCACGTCGTCAGCCGGTCTTCTAAATTGTACGCAATACCGGACAGAGAGGACATACCGAACGTTTCGGCGGCGCCTATTAGGCTATGGAGCAGCCGACGTAACTGCCGGGTTTCGTTAGCTCGCCATTTTGGGGGGGCGCACAGTCGATATTGGTCGCGAATCGCTTGTATTCGCTGAGGGAGCTCGGCGTTGAATTGTTCGCGCAGGTCGCGCAAAGTTTCGGTAATGTGGCGGGACATCTGGAAAAAAGGTCGTCGTGATTCAACGCTTTAGTTTTTAACAAAAATTATTCCATTTTCAATGAAATTTCTCGGATCTGTCAATTTTATCGGTGTCAGTCGGCAACGAGTCTGGTGCTCCTGAAGCTAACAAGTTGATATTGTCGAAAACCCATTTCAAACAGGGTGGTGGGAGTTTGTGATGATTAGGTACCACAGGGCAAGGCGATACGTTATGTTGAGCAGGGGAAAGTGCATTTTCCAGATCGGGCGCTCAGAAAATGGATTGCGTTAAATGCATAAAAGTCGTAGTTGTTGACTGTTAACATTTTTCTTTCTTATTGGGGGCTGTTGGTGACTAGAACCAATTTCTCTAAACGTTTATTGATGTAATCGGGCCGCCTGGTCGAGACCTAAAAAAAACCATTTTGATTTTGGATAGCATCAAGTGGCCGCATGGATTTAGCCCGCCTCTATCATGAAATATTCGGGTTAGGATAGCCTCGTAATCTTTTTCCGTTGACGGTTTTTCGCTGAGTATGTACGTATCCATTTTTTCTATGAGTATGTGTCTTTGCTCTTCAAGCTTCGCTAATGATTTATCCATATTATCGGCTCGGAATTTAACCAATAAGACTATCGGATATCGAAGCCGTGATATTGCGGTACCTCCGGCAATGGCTTGGTCTGGACCGAGCTGACTTTGGCCATGATCGGTCCTTTATGGCACCAGGCGATTAATTTTTCCAGCTGGCTTTTGTTACCGCAGGCGATGATTTCGACTTCGCCGTTACTCAGGTTCTTGGCGTAACCGGTCAGGTTCAACTTGTTAGCCTGTTTTTGGGTGAAGGCGCGGAAATAGACGCCTTGTACCCGGCCGCTAACGGTGATGTGGATGGCTTCGATCATTTACGGATGCTCCAGCAGTAATGGATTTTCGGATTTCTGGCGAAATCTTCCGGTATGGTTTCGGCGCTGATGTCTTCGATAGTCAGATGCGCCAGTTTTTGGCTATCCATTTTAAAACGGCGGAAGTTGGTGGAAAAATACAAGATACCGTTCGGCGCCAATAAACTCGCGGCATTACTGATCAGGGTGATGTGATCGTTCTGGATATCGAAGGCTTCGTCCATTTTTTTGGAGTTGGAAAAAGTCGGCGGGTCCAGGAAAATCAAATCGAATTGCGGTTTGATTTTCGCCTGCGCCTGGCTTTCCAGCCAGGCCATGCAATTGGCCCGCACCAGCTTGTGTTCGTTCCCGATTCCGTTCAAGGCGAAATTGTTTTTGGCCCATTGTAGATAGCTGTTGGACATGTCCACCGTGGTCGACGACACGGCGCCGCCTTTGGCGGCATGCACCGTGGCCGAAGCGGTGTAGGCGAACAGGTTTAAAAAGCGCTTGCCTTGGGCTTGTTGCTGGATGCGCAGGCGGATGGGGCGGTGGTCGAGGAACAGCCCGGTGTCGAGGTAGTCCTCGAAATTCACCAACAATCGGCAGCCGCCTTCCTCGACCACATGGAAATGGCCTTGATCGCCTTGTTTTTCGTATTGCTCGCTGCTTTTTTGCTTGCGACGTATTTTCAGGAAAACCTGGTTCGAGGGAATCTCCAGTATTCTGGGAATTTCCGCCATCACGCCGGCGAGGCGGTCGTTGGCCTTGTCTTCGTCGATCGACTTGGGCGCCTCGTATTCCTGGACATTGACCCAGGTTTTCTCTCCCTGATACACATCGATAGCGACCGCGTATTCCGGTAGGTCGGCGTCGTACAGCCGATAGCAGCGGATATCGTTCTGTTTGGCCCATTTGCGCCATTTCTTCAGGTTCTTTTTCAGCCGGTTGGCGAACATCTCCGCCTGACTGTCGCGGCTGTTGTGCAGAATAAGTTCAATCCGGTCTTGCGCGGTCTTGCTTTTGGGGACGAAGAACGCCTCGGGTTCGATCGCAAAACGCAACAGCTTGCATTCCAGTGCGCCGTTGTAGAGCGTGATCGGTTTCCGGGAACGAATGCCCAGGCGAAAACCTAATTCCGGATTGCTGATAATTATCGCCGCTTGCCAGCCGACGAAACGTTGTTTCATGATTTCGCCGAATTGACGATACAGTTCGGCGGTTTGTTCTTCGTCGCCCAGTCGTTCGCCGTAAGGCGGATTGCAGATCACTAAACCCGTGGGCCAACTTTCCGCCGGTTCCGCCAGAGTGATGTCGCGTTTTTCGACGTGAATCTTATGCAGCAAGCCGGCATTTTCGATGTGTTTCAGCGCGGTGGCCACGGTGCGGCGACTTTGGTCGAAGCCGACTATGACCGGCAAGTTGGCGATACCGTCCGTTCGGCGTTGTTCGGCTTCTGCGCGCAGCCGTTGCCAAATCTCGGCAGCGTGTTTTTTCCAGCCGAGAAAGCCGAAATACTCCCGCAGCAATCCGGGGGCGAAATCGGCCGCGATCAGCGCGCCTTCGAGCAACAGCGTACCGGAACCGCACATTGGGTCCAGCAAAGACCCCCCGGCCTTGGCAATTTCGGGCCAGCCGCTGCGCAGCAGCATGGCAGCCGCCAGGTTTTCCTTGATCGGCGCGGCGATGCTGGTGTCGCGGTAACCGCGCTTGTGCAGGCTCTCGCCGGACAGGTCCAGGCTCAATTGCGCAGTCTTGCCCTGCAAATAGACGTTAATATGGATATCGGGTTGTCGGGTGTCGATACGCGGGCGCTTGTGAAATTTACTGCGCATTTGATCGACGATCGCGTCCTTCACCTTCAGCGCGCCGAAATGGGTGTTGTTGATCGCTTTGTTGTTTTTAGCGCTGAAGGTGACCGCGAAACTGCCTTCCGGTTGCAAATGTTCGAACCAGTTGGTCTTCTTGACGCCGTCGTACAAATCCTCTTGCGAGTCGACTTCGAAGTGGTCGAGCTGCAACAGAATGCGGTTGGCGGTTCGCGACCACAGGCAACAGCGGTAGGCGGTCTCGAGGTCGCCCTCAAATGATACACCGGCTAAGGATTGCCGGATGTTGTTGCCGCCGAGGCTGCGGATTTCGTCGGCCAACAGCCCTTCCATGGCTTTGGGGGTGGTGGCGAAAAGCGAATATTCTGTCATTAAGGGCAAAATGAAAAAAAAGATAAAAGGACAAGTATTTTACCTTAACGCCTCATTCGCGTGGGATAAAGTCAGGGAGACGAAAGGGGATACGAAATGACTGTTCGGGCCGGTCGTCACCATTACATTGGGTTAAGGTTCAAATCGAACAATGCCGATGTTAGTTGTTCGATCTTTTAGCGCAGTATCTTGACCCGGTAATCGCCGCCAATGACCAGATATTCGGCTTCGCCGCGTAAGGCATGGTGAGGAAGTAGTTCGTTGTAAAACAAAAGCTTGACTACCGGAATCTCGACTTCCAGGATATAGGCGCCGAATTCACTGGCAATACTGGGGCGATCGGTAAAAGAAACCAGGCTGTTGAAACGGACTATTTTATGCTGTTTATCGTTGTTTACATCGATACCGTCGTCGTCCAGGGAATTGACGCCCCGGTACAGGATTTTGTGTGTGGCGGCAGGGAAGTGGAAGCGCTCTATCACCCATTGGCAAAACTCATAGAGCAAGTCCAACTGCATGTAAATGCAGTTGTTGTGGTAGCGGCTGTTCATTTTTTCCTCGATATAGACAAGCCACGATTTGTCCATGAAACTGCCAATTTTTTGCTTATGATAGGTCGGAAAAAGGCCGAAGCGGCTTTCCACCCAACCCTTTAAAACGGCGCCCTGGGCATTGTTCGAATCCATTCCCCAATCCTGAATCAGTCGCAAATAACTGTTACGGTAACGGCGTCGGCCGTGTCTATCTTCGCGCAGTCGTTGCTCGCTCTCATAACCGAAAACGACCGCCATATAGTCCTGAAAAGTCCGGCCGCATTGTTCGCGGCTGTGTTGTCCAGCCAAGAGCTCGAACAAGCCCGGCGCGCTTTCGCGGGTTCCGGCGATATGTACTGGGCAAGGTCGGTCATTGAATGCCTGGCTGGCGACATAGGCGCTGGATAAGCCGATGAGGTTGGTGCTGTGCCAATGTACCGGAAAATCCGCTGACAAATGTGGGTCCTCTCGCGCAGCGAGGGGTGGACGGTTTTCGGATTCATCCAGACTATGCAGAGCGGGCATTGACAGTGACGCTGGAAATGAAAGGAAGCGGAATAACGGTTTATTCAGGTATGAAAATTGGCCTGGGAGTGATGATAGCAAAAAAAGGGAATATTTCCATATTTTAAGTGATGAAATTATCGGCCTATCATTGTTTATGAACTTTCGTTGAATGGGTCTTGTTAGAGAAATTTTACCCCGTTTGGTAAGTTTGTTAGTCTGTCCCGGCTTTTTCTACCGGACGGAATACATGAAATTCATCTTCAATTGGAAATGGGAATTACTCTCGCCGCTTGCCGGCGGATTGATGACGTTGTCCTTCGCTCCTTTCAATGTTTGGTTGTTAAGCCTGTTTTCGTTAGTTTTTGCCTTTTACAGTTGGCAAGGCGTTTCGCCCGGACGGGCGTTGTGGCGCGGATTCCTGTACGGCGTCGGCTTGTATGGCAGCGGGGTCCATTGGGTCTATGTCAGTATTCACGATTACGGTGGGGCGCATTATATCGGCGCCGGCTTGTTGACCGCCTTCTTTTGTCTGTTCTGGACGATATTTCCCGCGCTGACGGCTTATTTAACGGCCAAATTGGAAAATCGGCAAGGCGTTTGGGGCAAAGTTGTCCTGCTGCCGGCCATTTGGATATTGATCGATTATGTGCGTGGTTATTTGTTATTGAATGGTTTCCCCTGGCTACAGGTCGCCTATACGCAGTTGGATACGCCGTTAGCCGGCTATATTCCTTTGCTCGGCAGTTACGGTACCGGTTTTATTTTATTGCTTTCGGCAATATTGCTTGCCGAAACTATCCGGCAACGGGCATTGTGGCTCCGCGCGTCGCTTATATTGCTCTTGCTGTGGAGCGGCGGGTTCGCTCTGAGTTTGATCGATTGGACCGAGTCGAGGGGCAAGGCCATCAAAGTCACGCTGATTCAAGGCAATGTCGCCCAGGATAAAAAGTGGTTGCCCGAATTCCGCATCAAAACCTTGATTAGTTATCAACGCTTGACCGAGGCGCATTGGGATTCCGATGTCGTGATTTGGCCGGAAACCGCGATTCCGGCTTTTCTGCATCAGGTTGAGGATTTTTATATCGAACCTTTGGAGGCAAAAGCCAGGCGACACGACACCGACTTGATCGTCAGTTTGCCGGCCAAGGGCAAAAGCGCCAAGGAAAATTACAATATGGTTTTGACCCTAGGTAAGCAACGAGGCGAGTACAAGAAGAACCATTTACTGCCTTTCGGCGAGTATCTGCCGCTGCAGCCGCTGTCGGGTTTTGTTTTGGAACTGCTGGGGGTCAATCTGGGGAATTTCGTGCCCGGCGGCAACGATCAGCCTTTGATGGTTGCCGGCGGCTATCCGTTCGCGACTTCCATCTGTTACGAAGACGCCTTTTCGTCGGTATTCTTGCCCGCCTTGCCGGAAGCGGCATACCTAATCAATGTCACCAACGACGCTTGGTTCGGCGATTCGCTAGAGCCCCATCAACATATGCAGATTGCCAGAATGCGCGCCTTGGAGACGGGGCGTTACCTGTTGCGCGCGACCAATACCGGCATCACGGCGTTTGTCGACGACAAGGGTAAAATCATTAAACAAGCACCTCAATTCGAGCAAGCGACCTTGACCGACAATATTGTGCCGATGTCGGGAATGACGCCCTATGCTAGGATTGGCGATAAAGCTATTATATTTATATTTTTAGTCTTGTCCGTTACGTCCTTACTAGTCGGTAAAACGAAATGATCAACGATAATTTGGACTCCCCCGGGACTTCAATCCAGCTGACTAAAGTCGGCGTCAAAGACTTACAGATCGGGATGTATGTCTCAAAGCTGGATCGCCCCTGGTTGGAAACCAATTTTCTGTTTCAGGGGTTCGAATTGAAAACCGCCGAGGATATCAAGGCGGTGCAGGAGCAATGCGAATTTGTCTATATCGATTCCGCCCGGAAAAATAAAGCCAAGGTCGGAACCGCGCGCGATACGCCTTATTCCAAAGGTTGGCTGGCGAATCGCGTTCCACCGCAAAACAGAAAAAGCTTTGAACAGGAAATTGACAACGCCGGTCACGTTTACCAGCAAACATCGTCGGTCGTCAGGGGGTTCATGGAAGACGTGCAGTTGGGGCGGGCGATCAATGTCGAACTGGCCAAAAAGGCGGTGGCCGATTGCGTCACCAGCATCCTGAATCATCCGGATGCCTTGATGTGGATGACGCAGTTGAAAAGCCGGGACAAATATACCGCCCAGCACAGTATGAACGTTTGTATTTATGCCATCGCCCTGGGCCGGCAAATTAATCTGCCGGTCAACGAGTTGCACAATATCGGGCTGTGCGGCATGATGCATGACATGGGCAAGATGCGGGTGCCACTGGCTATCTTGAACAAGCCGGATAGGTTGACGGCGGAGGAGTTGAAAGTCATGCAAAGCCATACCACGCTGGGCTGGAAGCTGCTGATGAGTAGCAGCGGCATGTATGGCGGCGCGATCGATGTCGCCTATACCCATCATGAAAAACTGGACGGCAGCGGGTATCCGCGAGGATTGAGTGCCGAACAAATCTCTCCGTATGCGCGAATGGTCGCGATCGCCGACATGTACGACGCCATTACCAGCGACCGGGTTTGTCAGAATGGACGGACGCACCTGGATGCGATCAGCATCATGACCAAGCAGGGCGACAGTCATTTGGATTCGGGGCTGACCATTAAATTCATTGAATGTCTGGGAATTTATCCGCCGGGCAGCATCGTGGAAATGGGCAACGGCGAAGTCGCGATCGTCGTCGAAGTCAATCCCAAGGCTAAAATCAAACCCAAGATCATTCTGTTATTGGACGAAGACAAAAAACCGCAACCCGAACGCCTAGTCGATCTGTCCCGGTTGGATTTGGATGCCTCAGGGCAGCCTTATACGATCAGGAGAATTGCCAGGGCAAGCGAATTTGATTTCGATATCGAAAAGTTTTACGGCGGCGGAGGTTTGCGCAGGGGCTTGCTTGCCGCTTAATAGGCAGGCAAAGAACCGACGGCGCCGGACCATTCTAT
Proteins encoded in this region:
- a CDS encoding PAS domain S-box protein — encoded protein: MSRHITETLRDLREQFNAELPQRIQAIRDQYRLCAPPKWRANETRQLRRLLHSLIGAAETFGMSSLSGIAYNLEDRLTTWLQSNEVPDGETWQSIGSFIDCMQQIAREQTSDATLPPTLSISVACRNDSPLIHLITGDSEFKYTLINDIEATGFRPHPFAEPGQFRLSLAHSSSELPAVVILDSRECNDQNELALAIVKLGLDQNANIPLIVIGRHDDLSHRLQAMRAGASHYLARPQVEDRLPGILETLTARKPQVPYRVLLLHHDPVLLAVHATTLRAAGMQVRTSNAPLEILTLIDQISPEVLILDVFMPNADGQELTALLREHENAPYLPVLFLTADTEMTRRVLASNPGHDAFLAEPVQADSLIREATRWARWKRQKNTLRRELASSRYELEREHTAINEHAIVSVTDRAGHITYANDKFCHISGYVREELLGRTHRIVKSDEHPPEFFKKLWQVIISGQIWQGEICNRRKDGRLYWVKTTITPFFDDRGKPYQFVSIRTDITEVKEAEQRLRLLQRAVAASNNGITIADVQQKDMPLIYVNPSFERITGFSREEAVGRNCRFLQGGDRDQPGLTELRAAIAAGKGTRALLRNYRKNGELFWNQLHIAPVHDERGQVTHFIGITEDVSERLRALNALQASEDRLRRGQLYANIGTWEWNVKTGELYWSESIGPLFGYPEGELKTSYANFLRAIHPHDRPAVIAAIDRSLNNDEPYDVEHRVVWPDGTVRWLSERGNVKRDANGNSLQMLGVVQDIDDRKRTELTLAAREKNLQIFKHIIASVVDGVVTIDKQGVIRSFNPAASAMFRYLEAEVVGRKVNILMPEPYRSEHDGYLQDYLNEGEGKIIARQLELTGLRSDGSVFPLEIAVSEIHLQDDLLFVGVMRDISARKQAEQALIDARDAANRANEAKSDFLSSMSHELRTPLNAIIGFGQLLEIDDRLDDDHKEDVQEILKAGHHLLELINEILDLAKLESGRLSLSSEPVELGPVIEECIGLTRTLADKRLIRLRHKKLAGSMVRADRTRLKQALLNLISNAIKYNREGGDVTITERQVADSILGIDVDDTGHGIPPERLPELFKPFHRLEAENSAIEGTGIGLTITRRIVEMMEGDVKVESEVGVGSRFSIELPAVSQTESHRLFERPSVRAITAQNDAGAEAKHNLLLYIEDNPSNLRLVSQIIERRPHIHLLTAHTAELGIELARSRDPQLILLDINMPVMDGYQVLRVLKNAPDTRHIPVIAITANAMPRDIARGKEAGFADYLTKPLDIRHFNAVIDHFLKRAAAEKE
- the yccX gene encoding acylphosphatase — protein: MIEAIHITVSGRVQGVYFRAFTQKQANKLNLTGYAKNLSNGEVEIIACGNKSQLEKLIAWCHKGPIMAKVSSVQTKPLPEVPQYHGFDIR
- the rlmKL gene encoding bifunctional 23S rRNA (guanine(2069)-N(7))-methyltransferase RlmK/23S rRNA (guanine(2445)-N(2))-methyltransferase RlmL, translating into MTEYSLFATTPKAMEGLLADEIRSLGGNNIRQSLAGVSFEGDLETAYRCCLWSRTANRILLQLDHFEVDSQEDLYDGVKKTNWFEHLQPEGSFAVTFSAKNNKAINNTHFGALKVKDAIVDQMRSKFHKRPRIDTRQPDIHINVYLQGKTAQLSLDLSGESLHKRGYRDTSIAAPIKENLAAAMLLRSGWPEIAKAGGSLLDPMCGSGTLLLEGALIAADFAPGLLREYFGFLGWKKHAAEIWQRLRAEAEQRRTDGIANLPVIVGFDQSRRTVATALKHIENAGLLHKIHVEKRDITLAEPAESWPTGLVICNPPYGERLGDEEQTAELYRQFGEIMKQRFVGWQAAIIISNPELGFRLGIRSRKPITLYNGALECKLLRFAIEPEAFFVPKSKTAQDRIELILHNSRDSQAEMFANRLKKNLKKWRKWAKQNDIRCYRLYDADLPEYAVAIDVYQGEKTWVNVQEYEAPKSIDEDKANDRLAGVMAEIPRILEIPSNQVFLKIRRKQKSSEQYEKQGDQGHFHVVEEGGCRLLVNFEDYLDTGLFLDHRPIRLRIQQQAQGKRFLNLFAYTASATVHAAKGGAVSSTTVDMSNSYLQWAKNNFALNGIGNEHKLVRANCMAWLESQAQAKIKPQFDLIFLDPPTFSNSKKMDEAFDIQNDHITLISNAASLLAPNGILYFSTNFRRFKMDSQKLAHLTIEDISAETIPEDFARNPKIHYCWSIRK
- a CDS encoding NAD(+)--dinitrogen-reductase ADP-D-ribosyltransferase, whose product is MSADFPVHWHSTNLIGLSSAYVASQAFNDRPCPVHIAGTRESAPGLFELLAGQHSREQCGRTFQDYMAVVFGYESEQRLREDRHGRRRYRNSYLRLIQDWGMDSNNAQGAVLKGWVESRFGLFPTYHKQKIGSFMDKSWLVYIEEKMNSRYHNNCIYMQLDLLYEFCQWVIERFHFPAATHKILYRGVNSLDDDGIDVNNDKQHKIVRFNSLVSFTDRPSIASEFGAYILEVEIPVVKLLFYNELLPHHALRGEAEYLVIGGDYRVKILR
- the lnt gene encoding apolipoprotein N-acyltransferase produces the protein MKFIFNWKWELLSPLAGGLMTLSFAPFNVWLLSLFSLVFAFYSWQGVSPGRALWRGFLYGVGLYGSGVHWVYVSIHDYGGAHYIGAGLLTAFFCLFWTIFPALTAYLTAKLENRQGVWGKVVLLPAIWILIDYVRGYLLLNGFPWLQVAYTQLDTPLAGYIPLLGSYGTGFILLLSAILLAETIRQRALWLRASLILLLLWSGGFALSLIDWTESRGKAIKVTLIQGNVAQDKKWLPEFRIKTLISYQRLTEAHWDSDVVIWPETAIPAFLHQVEDFYIEPLEAKARRHDTDLIVSLPAKGKSAKENYNMVLTLGKQRGEYKKNHLLPFGEYLPLQPLSGFVLELLGVNLGNFVPGGNDQPLMVAGGYPFATSICYEDAFSSVFLPALPEAAYLINVTNDAWFGDSLEPHQHMQIARMRALETGRYLLRATNTGITAFVDDKGKIIKQAPQFEQATLTDNIVPMSGMTPYARIGDKAIIFIFLVLSVTSLLVGKTK
- a CDS encoding HD-GYP domain-containing protein — encoded protein: MINDNLDSPGTSIQLTKVGVKDLQIGMYVSKLDRPWLETNFLFQGFELKTAEDIKAVQEQCEFVYIDSARKNKAKVGTARDTPYSKGWLANRVPPQNRKSFEQEIDNAGHVYQQTSSVVRGFMEDVQLGRAINVELAKKAVADCVTSILNHPDALMWMTQLKSRDKYTAQHSMNVCIYAIALGRQINLPVNELHNIGLCGMMHDMGKMRVPLAILNKPDRLTAEELKVMQSHTTLGWKLLMSSSGMYGGAIDVAYTHHEKLDGSGYPRGLSAEQISPYARMVAIADMYDAITSDRVCQNGRTHLDAISIMTKQGDSHLDSGLTIKFIECLGIYPPGSIVEMGNGEVAIVVEVNPKAKIKPKIILLLDEDKKPQPERLVDLSRLDLDASGQPYTIRRIARASEFDFDIEKFYGGGGLRRGLLAA